A genomic window from Silene latifolia isolate original U9 population chromosome Y, ASM4854445v1, whole genome shotgun sequence includes:
- the LOC141631269 gene encoding uncharacterized protein LOC141631269: MSRKIDSPKVCAALLRLRMQSLPMWAPGGASLVRLGRKGKFQCPLAYDRFRTKGNASCWTKALQGRSVIPKHWVTASLAATKSLPTVDLLCTRGISIVNRCVLCRAHAETHRHLFFRCSYSQELWTGLLNWMHIAGRSNDLSTELHWIANSKGRRHWKHEWRKGCIAAAVYYIWQERNKRIFLGKDTAAELIIGHIKFVIRSRLQNCMNTSSPLFEARLHT, encoded by the coding sequence GAAAGTTTGTGCAGCATTATTAAGGTTAAGGATGCAATCCTTGCCAATGTGGGCACCCGGTGGCGCTTCCCTGGTTCGTTTGGGTCGGAAAGGGAAATTCCAGTGTCCACTGGCTTATGACCGGTTTAGAACTAAAGGAAATGCTAGTTGTTGGACTAAGGCTCTTCAAGGAAGATCTGTCATTCCTAAGCACTGGGTTACTGCTAGTCTTGCTGCCACTAAAAGCCTTCCAACTGTGGACCTTCTCTGCACTAGGGGGATTTCCATTGTCAATAGGTGTGTGTTATGCAGGGCTCATGCTGAAACTCATAGGCATCTTTTCTTCAGATGCTCTTATTCTCAGGAGCTGTGGACTGGTTTACTTAATTGGATGCACATTGCAGGGAGGAGTAATGATCTGAGTACTGAACTTCATTGGATTGCTAATTCTAAAGGGCGTAGGCATTGGAAGCATGAATGGAGGAAGGGCTGTATAGCTGCTGCTGTATACTATATATGGCAAGAGAGAAACAAACGGATTTTCCTTGGCAAGGATACTGCTGCTGAGCTTATTATTGGCCATATCAAATTTGTTATTAGGTCCAGGCTCCAAAACTGTATGAATACTAGTTCCCCTCTCTTTGAGGCTAGGTTGCATACCTAA